Part of the Dehalogenimonas sp. THU2 genome, TGAGGCGATACCGAGACGGTAGGCGGCGATGATAAGGGGTGGAGCATCGGCAAGCCTGATGAAGATGGCGGCAAACGAGACTGCAATGATGCCCAGGAGCAACAGGAGGCGTGGTGTCAGACTCAAGCGCAAGTTCCTCAAAGTACCCTGGGGTTATGATAGCACTTGAGTTGTGGGCACGCGAGGAATTGAACAAGTGTGGCGGGAGTGTGCCGAGATATTAAAATGGGGAGGGCGACTGCTGGTTGCTCCTAGGTTGGATGGTGACATGTACCCCCAAAACTGTTAAAGTAATCCCCTAATCATATGTCTGAAACAATAAAAGCAACTGAAAACACGATCGCAGGTCACCGCAATCGATTGCGGGAGAGATTCCGGAAAATGGGTCTGTCCAGTCTGGCCGACTATGAAGCGGTTGAACTATTGCTCACGCTCGGCACGCCGCGGCGCGACTGCAAACCCGCGGCCAAGGCGGCGATCAAGAAGTTCAAGACGCTCAGGGGGGTGCTGGAAGCCTCGGCGGATGACCTCCAGGAAGTTGACGGCATCGGTCCGGCCAATTCGGTCGCCATACGCTTGATCGCCGAGGCGGCTCAGGAATTGTTGAGAACGAAGGCCGTCGAACAGAAGTGGCCGGAAAACTGCGCCACCCCGCAGCAGGTCTATGATTACCTGTATTCGTCGATGTGTGGGCTGAAAAAAGAAGTCTTCAAAGTCATCTACCTGAACAACCAGAACCGGGTCGTTGAGATCGTTGAGATCGAAGATCACTCACGGGGTACCGTCAATGCTTCAGTGGTGTGGGTCAGGGAAGTCGTTGAAGGCGCATTGCGTCACGGCGCCGCTGCCATGATCTTCGTCCATAATCATCCTTCCGGTGTACCGGCGCCCAGCCAGCAGGACAGGGATATCACCCGGGATCTGGTCTTTGCGGCGGCGACGATGAATATCCGGACACTCGACCACATCATCATCGGTGATAACTGTTATCACAGTCTGGCGTCGGAAGGATTGATGGACAGGTATGCGGCGGAGTTCCGGGGGGTGAGGGGGAAGGGGTAGTATCCCTTTCGATCCTGCTTCCTCGGTTTGTCTGTTGGCGCGATTCTTTTCCGCTCTTCTCCATCTCCAATAGTTTCTTTTTGGCGCTGACGCCTCCTGTGAACCCCCCCAAACCGCCATCGGCAGCGACCACTCGGTGGCAGGGGATGAGGATGGGCAGGGGGTTGGCTCCCAACGCCTGGCCGACGGCGCGGGCGGCGCCGGGTTTGCCGATATCTTTGGCCAATTCACCATAGCTCTTAGTCTCTCCAAACGGGATTCGACAGGCAGCTTCGTAAACATCCTGCTGAAATTCGGTGGTGCCGGTAAGATCAAGTCCTTCTTTGAAGACCACCGGTTCACCCAGGAAGAAGTGTTTCAACCGGTCGGCGAGGCCGGCTCCGCCGGCGCCAGTGGTCAGGTCACGTTGTTCGATGCCAAATTCGGCTAGAACATCTTCATGTTTTTTTATGGGTAGGGTGACGCGTTTGACACCTTTGCCGGTGACTTCAATGCCGACCCACCCGGCGGCCGATTCCACAATGTCGTATTTTGGTTTGTTCCCGGTCTCAGGATCGGACCTTTTTCGTTTCATAATGCCCCCGACATAATTTTGGATTTCTAAAACAGTGCGTTACGATTTTTCCGTCGTAAGCCGTAAATTTGAAGCGCGAACTGATGCATGTGTAATCTCGAACGTGACAAGTTCGAGGTGCTTTACACCGCCTCTATTTCTATCAATTTGAATCCACCCAATTCCTGCCGGTGCAACAGGCTCACCCCGCCCTTGGAGCTCCGGAAAAGGAGGAAATCGTCTTTAGTCTCACTAAGGTTGGCGATTGCATCGGGCAGGCTCATTGGTTTGGGTGTGAAATGTTCGACCTCGATACTGACCTCGCTTTCCTCTGAGATAATCGGCGGCAATGGTTCGGTTTCGGTATAGGTGGCCGCTCCGAAGCGCTGGCTCTCGCGGTCGAAGTCGGTGTTCTTGGTTTTGAAGTCGTGCACTTGGCGGTCGAGAACGCCTTCCAGTTGGTCGATAGCGGTAATCAGGCTGGCGGCGCGGCATTCGGCGGTCATGACCGGCCCCAGTACTTCCAGAATGCCTCGAACCACGAAGCGGTCCTTGGCTGCTTTAGTGGCTTCTTCAATGAGCTCGAGCCGTAGTTCCCGGGCCTGGGGCAGATGGCGGCCAACTTTGTCGAATTTCCGCACGATCTGGGCACGGGTTTTCTCGTCTAGGGTGAGATTCTTGGTGGTGATGATGATTTCCACGGATGCCTCCTCGAACCTTAATTAAATTTCTCTGGCCAGCGTCAGCGCCCTGACTTCACTTACTCCGGCGGTGGCAAGCGCCCGGGCACAGGCGGACAAGGTGGCGCCGGAGGTGGCTACGTCATCGATGAGGATGACGCGGCGGCCTTTTAATTTATTATAGCACCGGAAAGCATCAACTACCGCAAGGCGTCGCTGATCCACGGAGGCGCTGTCGGCCTGGGGCGGGGTCGGCCTGACTTTCTGTATCGCATCGAGGAATACCGGCAACCCGGTGAGGCGGTGCATCACGATGGCCAGAAGTTCGGACTGATTGTAACCGCGTTCCCGCAGGCGAGATTTGTGCAGGGGCACCGGCACGAGAGCATCGCCGGGCAGGTCGTTGGTTTTCAGGTAATCGACTAGATAGCCGCCGAGGGGGGTGGCGAGGTCGCGCAGGTTCTGGTATTTGAGCTGATGGACTGCTTTCTTGATGACGCCCTCGAAGCGGAAGACGGAATGCAGGGCCAGCAGTTCCGAGGCTAGATCGTCGCAGTCCGGATGGTGATCCAGGCTCTTGCCGCAATCTGGGCAATAGGGCGGCGACTGGAATGGCAGGGCGGCGCGACAGCGCTGACAAAAATAGGCGCCTTCTCGTCCGCAACTCAGGCAGTAGCGGGGGAAAAAGAAATCCAGGACTTTCTCACGGTTGTCCAGAAGGCGGCCGAACATGGGAGAACCGGCCCGGTCTAATAGTTGACCGGGTTGCGCTGCCGCATGTTGTTGACGCCGCTGCCGATAGGCTCATTGATATAGACGTCACCGTTGCGGATCTTCAGGTTGTAGCCGCATTCCGGATTGGTGCACACCCAAGCCTTGTAGTGAATTGCGGCGCCCTGGTTACCGAAATCCGACAATGGTACCAGATCACCTTCTTTGCATTTCTGACACTTGGGAAAGGTTGAACTATCCACAGAAAACTACCTCCCAACCAGTTTTACCCGTATGTTACTTTGGGAAAGAAGTATATCTCAAGTTCAAGCGCTTAGCAAGGATTTGTTAAACTTGGTGAGAAAGAAGAGACATGATTATCTTGATAGTATTGTGTTGGGACCGAGAACGCAGCAAGAAAGCCCCTTCCTATGAGGGAGGGGCTTTCTTTAATAAACTGATTCGAAAATTAGACGAAAGGTTTCAAGGCTTCTATGGTGATATTGGCACTTGTGTTGAAATCAAGAAGAGGACGAATTTCCAGATTGCTGAATGGTCTCAGTGGGAAATTCAGGAGCAACCGCATCAGTTCTTCATGGTCTTTGGCATCCAGGACGAACATACCGCCGCCGTCTGGGAAACTATAAGCGGCATCAAGTTTTCCATCTGCCTTGCTCTTTTCCACCCATTCTTTAGCGCATTCCAGAAAATTGATCTGGTCTTTGTGTGAAGCTGCTGGGGTCACTTGATCTCCGGATACCAGGTACTTCATGATGATCTCCTTTTCTTTATTACCTCTGACTTCTGTCGGCCGTCAAACAGTGAATTTCGCACAGTTTCAAGGCGCGCCCAAAGTCAGATGGTTTTTATATACTCTACCATTTAGCTAACGGAAGTCAAAATAAAAAAAGGATTAAAATTAGATTCTGACTGTAATTTCCAACCTGTAATCCGCCACTCGTATCGTTTGCTCTGTTTGAGGATATGGAGAGATATTAAATTCCAGCACGTATTTTTCATATAATTGAGATGCCGGATCGCCAGTAAGTCCGGATTGGGTTAGTGTTAAAGTTTCCTTTCTGCCATCGAGTTCTATGGTTACCAGAACTTGAACCTGTCCTGCCCAAATGCAGGTCACGCTTTCCGGGCAACGGCTATCATTGAGTACTTTATCGAAAGTGATGGTCATATCCTCAGATTCGATCACCGCCGACTTTCCTGGACTTAGGGTGAACTTTTGATTGAGAGAATAGACCGGGATATCTGTACTGCAACCGGTCAATATTGTGATCGACAACAATAGACATGCCACAACCGCCAATGCTACACTTTTCAATTTACCCTCCTAATTATTCTCGAAAATCCTCTATGTTTTAGGCAAATTCTTCGATTATTCCCTACACTTAGTATAACTCTCATAATCTCAAGTAGTTAGTCTCGTTTGAAGCGCAACAACCGGGCGTTGACGGCCACAATGACGGTTGAGAGAGACATCAACGCCGCGCCGACTGCCGGGACTAAAAGAATTCCGAAACTGTAAAAGACTCCGGATGCTGCTGGAATGGCGAGGGCGTTGTACCCTGTCGCCCAGCCGAGGTTCTGCTGCATCTTGCGATAGGTGGCTTGCGACAGTTCGAAAATGGAGAGTACATCACCCGGGTCGGAACGGACCAGGATGATGTCAGCGGTGGCCTGGGCGATCTCGGTGCCGGCGCCCACGGCGATGCCCAGGTCGGCCTGGGCCAGGGCGGGGGCATCGTTGACGCCGTCGCCGGTCATGGCTACCGACAGACCACGGCCTTGAAGTTCTTTTATCCTGGATGCTTTTTCCTCCGGCAGCACACCGGCGAAGTACTCATCCAGTCCCAGCTCCGAAGCCACCCAGCGGGCCACTTCCTCCCGGTCGCCGGTCATCATCACCACCCGTTTGCCCATCTTTTTCAAGGCCTCGACGGTCTGGCGGGACTCCGGCCGGATGATGTCGGCCAGTGCCACCGCGCCGGCGACGGCGCCGTCGATGACGATGAAGACGACGGTCTTGCCCTGCTTGAAGAGTGCATCGACTTTCGGGCGGTCGTAGGCCAGTTTGAGTTCCTCGACGTGGCCGGGGCTGGCGACTATGACTTCCCGGCCTTGGACCTTGCCCCGGGCCCCGCGGCCCGAGAGCGATTTGAAATCCGCAACCTCGTAAGCCTCCGGCGTCGCTTCGATGATACCGCGAGCGATAGGGTGCGCAGAGTGCGACTCCACTGCTGCGGCGTGTTTCAGTAGTTCGTCGCGGTCGAAGCGCTCATTGAGAGGAACGACATCGGTCACGCCGAATTTACCCAGCGTCAGCGTGCCGGTCTTGTCGAAAACGATGGCGTCGATAGCGCGGGCGCGTTCGAAGGCATTACGGTCGCGGATCAGCAGTCCGTTACGCGCCGAGATACCCGTGGATACGGCCACGACCAGCGGCACCGCCAGTCCTAGGGCGTGGGGACAAGCAATGACCATGACGGTGACCATCCGCTCCACGGCGAAGACGACCGGTTCGTCGCTAAAGGATAACCAGGCGATCAGGGTAAGCGCGCCGGCGGATATAGCGATGAAAGTCAGCCAGCGCGCCGCGCGATCGGCGAGATCCTGGGCCCGGCTTTTGGCGCCCTGGGCTACCGCAACCAGGCGCGCCATTTGGGCAAGGTACGACTCCGTGCCGGTGCGATTCACCGTAACCGTCAGCGAACCTTCACCGTTGACCGCTCCGCCGATGACCCGGCCTCCGGCTTTCTTCTCCACCGGCATGGATTCTCCGGTGAGCATCGATTCATCGACGGCACTTTCGCCGGAAATGACATCTCCATCAACCGGGATCTTTTCGCCGGGTTTAATCAGCACCGTATCGCCTTTGACCAAAGAGCCGATAGGCACATCCTCGGCTTTGCCTCCGGCCGATAATTGATGAGCGACAGCCGGCAGCAGCCTCGCCAGTTTTTCCAGCGCTTCCGAGGCGCTCATGATGGAGCGCATTTCTATCCAGTGGCCCAGTAGCATGACATCGACCAGGGTGGCCAACTCCCAGTAGAAGACCTCCCCCTCAAGGCCGAAGGTCACAGCGCTGGAATAGAAGAAAGCGACGGAGATGGCCAGGGCGATGAGGGTCATCATGCCTGGATTGCGTTCCCCAAGCTCCCGCTTCAGACCTGAGAGGAACGGCCAGCCGCCATAGACGTAGACGAAGGCGGACAGCGCCCACAGGACATAGGCGTCGCCGGTGAAAACGAGTTCGAAGCCGAGGAAGTCCTGGATGAGGGGCGACAGAGCCATTATGGGAACGGTGACCGCCAGCGAAACCCAGAAGCGCCGCGCGAAGTCGGCCACGGAGTGCCCGGCGTGGCGGCCGCCGGTTTGTTTATGACTGCCATGCCCGCCGGCGGGCGGCTGGGATCCGTGATGAACGTGTTCGTCGGCCATGCTGCTCCTCACGTACCTGGACTTTCAAATCTTATTCTAGTCCGGTAGGAGAGCAAGTTGGTAATTTCAGTTCCCTTACAAAAAAGAGACCTTCATATGAAGGTCTCTTTTAGAAAACGAAGGATCTGTCCCGGAACGAAAGGACGTTATGCTTTAGCGGGTATTTCCTAAGGGCGTCACCGGGCGACTAGCTATACTTTCTAGTGGCAGCTGCCGCAGGAAGAAGAAGAGCAGCTTGTGCAGCCACCCCCGCCGCCGATGCTCTGACCACCGGAACCCTTGGCCATAAAAGTGGAAGCTATGCGCTTCGCCTGGCCTTTACAAGTCGGGCATTCCGCTGGATCCATCGATTGGCTCATCGGACGCAGCAGATCGAATTTTTTACGGCAATCCATACAACGATATTCATAGATAGGCATAATTCGTTAGTCTCCTATATTTATTATTGTAACCCCAAAACGCCGGAACGTCAATTTCCCCGTGTCTGGCTGTGGGTCATAAACTTAACCCGGATAACAAAAAGCCATAGGTGTGAATGTTGATAATCTATCAGCAAGTTGCCACAGAGGGTGCGTATCTGGTATATTTACGCGGATTTTTTACGGCGTAACAATGATTGAACTGGGCACAGATTCTATTTAATTCCGCGGTTACCGGGAGCCTGTACCTCATCTCAGCAGTAGCGCTGACGCTGGTGTATGGTCTGGCCCGCTTTCCCAATTTCGCCCACGCCGAGATCATGGCGCTCGGCGGTTTCATCGGCTACTTTGTTGCCGAGCAACTGGGCGCCCCGCTGCCCCTGGCTTTCGTCTTCGCCTTCGCCGTATCCGGTCTGATCGGTTATCTCAGCTACCGGGGTATCTTCAAACCCCTGGCAGACCGCGGCGCCAGCC contains:
- the radC gene encoding DNA repair protein RadC, with the translated sequence MSETIKATENTIAGHRNRLRERFRKMGLSSLADYEAVELLLTLGTPRRDCKPAAKAAIKKFKTLRGVLEASADDLQEVDGIGPANSVAIRLIAEAAQELLRTKAVEQKWPENCATPQQVYDYLYSSMCGLKKEVFKVIYLNNQNRVVEIVEIEDHSRGTVNASVVWVREVVEGALRHGAAAMIFVHNHPSGVPAPSQQDRDITRDLVFAAATMNIRTLDHIIIGDNCYHSLASEGLMDRYAAEFRGVRGKG
- a CDS encoding muconolactone Delta-isomerase family protein; its protein translation is MKYLVSGDQVTPAASHKDQINFLECAKEWVEKSKADGKLDAAYSFPDGGGMFVLDAKDHEELMRLLLNFPLRPFSNLEIRPLLDFNTSANITIEALKPFV
- a CDS encoding ComF family protein, with amino-acid sequence MFGRLLDNREKVLDFFFPRYCLSCGREGAYFCQRCRAALPFQSPPYCPDCGKSLDHHPDCDDLASELLALHSVFRFEGVIKKAVHQLKYQNLRDLATPLGGYLVDYLKTNDLPGDALVPVPLHKSRLRERGYNQSELLAIVMHRLTGLPVFLDAIQKVRPTPPQADSASVDQRRLAVVDAFRCYNKLKGRRVILIDDVATSGATLSACARALATAGVSEVRALTLAREI
- a CDS encoding methylated-DNA--[protein]-cysteine S-methyltransferase; protein product: MKRKRSDPETGNKPKYDIVESAAGWVGIEVTGKGVKRVTLPIKKHEDVLAEFGIEQRDLTTGAGGAGLADRLKHFFLGEPVVFKEGLDLTGTTEFQQDVYEAACRIPFGETKSYGELAKDIGKPGAARAVGQALGANPLPILIPCHRVVAADGGLGGFTGGVSAKKKLLEMEKSGKESRQQTNRGSRIERDTTPSPSPPGTPPHTCPSILPTPDCDNSYHR
- a CDS encoding copper-translocating P-type ATPase, whose translation is MALSPLIQDFLGFELVFTGDAYVLWALSAFVYVYGGWPFLSGLKRELGERNPGMMTLIALAISVAFFYSSAVTFGLEGEVFYWELATLVDVMLLGHWIEMRSIMSASEALEKLARLLPAVAHQLSAGGKAEDVPIGSLVKGDTVLIKPGEKIPVDGDVISGESAVDESMLTGESMPVEKKAGGRVIGGAVNGEGSLTVTVNRTGTESYLAQMARLVAVAQGAKSRAQDLADRAARWLTFIAISAGALTLIAWLSFSDEPVVFAVERMVTVMVIACPHALGLAVPLVVAVSTGISARNGLLIRDRNAFERARAIDAIVFDKTGTLTLGKFGVTDVVPLNERFDRDELLKHAAAVESHSAHPIARGIIEATPEAYEVADFKSLSGRGARGKVQGREVIVASPGHVEELKLAYDRPKVDALFKQGKTVVFIVIDGAVAGAVALADIIRPESRQTVEALKKMGKRVVMMTGDREEVARWVASELGLDEYFAGVLPEEKASRIKELQGRGLSVAMTGDGVNDAPALAQADLGIAVGAGTEIAQATADIILVRSDPGDVLSIFELSQATYRKMQQNLGWATGYNALAIPAASGVFYSFGILLVPAVGAALMSLSTVIVAVNARLLRFKRD
- a CDS encoding zinc ribbon domain-containing protein produces the protein MPIYEYRCMDCRKKFDLLRPMSQSMDPAECPTCKGQAKRIASTFMAKGSGGQSIGGGGGCTSCSSSSCGSCH
- a CDS encoding HPF/RaiA family ribosome-associated protein, encoding MEIIITTKNLTLDEKTRAQIVRKFDKVGRHLPQARELRLELIEEATKAAKDRFVVRGILEVLGPVMTAECRAASLITAIDQLEGVLDRQVHDFKTKNTDFDRESQRFGAATYTETEPLPPIISEESEVSIEVEHFTPKPMSLPDAIANLSETKDDFLLFRSSKGGVSLLHRQELGGFKLIEIEAV